The Methanofollis sp. UBA420 genome contains a region encoding:
- the ade gene encoding adenine deaminase — MGRTLRVAQGLEPADRLFTHLSLYNPFTCSWDETSFAVADGIVVGTGIYEAAETVDLGGARVVPGLIDAHTHIESSLVVPGEYARCVIPHGTTTVVADPHEIANVSGVEGLLFMRAEGKKAGLSILLTLPSCVPATPLDRGGADLSADDLATFADADGVVGLGEVMNVPGVLSGDPEVWKKIGLCAVRDGHAPLLSGRPLNAYVLAGIQSDHECTACAEAEEKLKLGMYIMMREGSTEQNITALAPLLTPCTAARCCLATDDRHADMLVAEGHIDDAVRKLVAAGVSLETALRAATLTAAERFHLDDRGAIAPGRRADFCVLADDEVFAVKETYILGKKYEAPGFRQPICPEPRFTCPVPSPADIAVGGQGRARVIGLVPGQIVTESLSMNVAAVPDLEEDILKVVVCDRYRGTGCGVGLVHGLGLKEGAIATSVSHDAHNIIAAGVTDEEIVRAIEEVVGHQGAMTVVRGDVVTTLPLACGGLMATMPYPEVCEALDRLATETRAIGAVDQPFMYLSFLALTVIPHLRVTTRGVFDADAFRDVPLFSEEP; from the coding sequence ATGGGACGGACCCTCAGGGTGGCACAGGGGCTTGAGCCTGCAGACCGTCTCTTCACGCATCTCTCTCTCTATAATCCCTTCACCTGCTCCTGGGACGAAACCTCCTTCGCGGTCGCGGATGGCATCGTCGTCGGGACAGGTATCTATGAGGCGGCGGAGACGGTCGACCTCGGGGGAGCACGGGTGGTCCCCGGCCTCATCGACGCCCACACCCATATCGAGAGTTCTCTGGTGGTGCCCGGCGAGTACGCCAGGTGCGTGATCCCTCACGGCACGACGACGGTCGTCGCCGACCCCCATGAGATCGCGAATGTCTCAGGGGTCGAAGGACTTCTGTTCATGCGTGCAGAAGGGAAAAAGGCCGGGTTGTCTATCCTCCTCACCCTCCCCTCCTGCGTTCCCGCCACCCCTCTCGACAGGGGGGGGGCCGACCTCTCTGCCGATGACCTGGCCACTTTTGCGGATGCCGACGGGGTGGTGGGCCTCGGGGAGGTGATGAACGTCCCCGGCGTCCTCTCGGGAGACCCGGAGGTCTGGAAAAAGATCGGCCTCTGCGCGGTGCGGGATGGCCATGCCCCCCTCCTCTCGGGCCGGCCCCTCAATGCCTATGTGCTTGCCGGCATCCAGAGCGATCACGAGTGCACCGCGTGCGCGGAGGCCGAGGAGAAACTGAAACTCGGGATGTACATCATGATGCGGGAGGGCTCAACAGAGCAGAACATCACGGCCCTTGCCCCCCTGCTGACCCCGTGCACGGCCGCCCGCTGCTGCCTGGCGACCGACGACCGCCATGCCGACATGCTCGTCGCCGAGGGGCACATCGACGACGCGGTGCGGAAACTCGTGGCCGCAGGGGTCTCCTTGGAGACCGCCCTCCGTGCGGCGACCCTCACTGCGGCAGAGCGTTTCCACCTCGACGACCGGGGGGCGATCGCACCCGGCCGGCGGGCCGACTTCTGCGTGCTTGCAGACGACGAAGTCTTCGCCGTAAAAGAGACCTATATTCTCGGGAAAAAATACGAGGCCCCCGGGTTCAGGCAACCCATATGCCCTGAACCGCGGTTCACCTGCCCTGTGCCGTCGCCGGCCGATATTGCGGTCGGGGGACAGGGCAGGGCGCGGGTGATCGGCCTTGTGCCGGGGCAGATCGTCACCGAGTCTCTCTCCATGAATGTGGCCGCGGTGCCCGACCTGGAGGAGGACATCCTCAAGGTCGTGGTCTGTGACCGCTACCGCGGCACGGGCTGCGGCGTCGGTCTGGTCCACGGCCTGGGCCTGAAGGAAGGGGCGATCGCCACAAGCGTCTCCCATGACGCCCACAACATCATCGCCGCCGGCGTCACCGACGAGGAGATCGTGCGGGCGATCGAAGAGGTCGTCGGGCACCAGGGCGCGATGACCGTCGTGAGGGGTGATGTGGTCACCACCCTGCCCCTCGCCTGCGGCGGCCTGATGGCGACCATGCCCTATCCCGAGGTCTGCGAGGCCCTGGACCGCCTTGCTACGGAGACGAGGGCAATAGGGGCGGTGGACCAGCCCTTCATGTACCTCTCTTTCCTTGCCCTCACCGTGATCCCGCACCTGCGGGTGACGACGCGGGGAGTCTTCGATGCCGACGCGTTCAGGGACGTCCCGCTCTTTTCGGAGGAACCATGA
- a CDS encoding methanogenesis marker 8 protein gives MTDEHIIEAIGKTRIVVRDGRVVEVGKPLIRSCPLAEKFSCPVHEMTEGAIRENIEDRMRAFGMCTPGRQVTDRSDFVLFGASELISSALRNGLVRSAVIVCDGAGTVVVTAPDQVQGIGGRVSGIVQTSPILQVIGRIENLGGRVLDPGTARIDMPAGAAFAYDLSLSPAAVTVATADDAETVRAAHPDALIIAVHTTGVSAEEARRLAAVADLVTACASAAIREEAGPRALLQAGTAVPVFAMTPLGKRVVLTKLQETDRQVLVSGKALPAAGGREPEPLI, from the coding sequence ATGACAGACGAGCATATCATCGAGGCGATCGGAAAGACGAGGATCGTGGTGCGGGACGGCAGGGTCGTCGAGGTCGGAAAACCCCTGATCCGGTCCTGCCCCCTTGCAGAGAAGTTCTCCTGCCCTGTCCACGAGATGACGGAGGGGGCGATCCGGGAGAACATCGAGGATAGGATGCGGGCCTTCGGGATGTGCACGCCAGGCCGTCAGGTGACGGACAGGTCTGACTTCGTCCTCTTCGGGGCGTCGGAGTTGATCTCCTCCGCCCTCAGGAACGGGCTTGTGCGCTCGGCGGTCATCGTCTGTGACGGCGCCGGCACGGTGGTCGTGACGGCGCCCGACCAGGTGCAGGGCATCGGCGGCCGGGTCTCGGGGATCGTGCAGACCTCCCCGATCCTGCAGGTGATCGGGAGGATCGAGAACCTCGGTGGCCGGGTGCTGGACCCGGGGACGGCACGGATCGACATGCCCGCCGGTGCGGCATTCGCCTATGACCTCAGCCTCTCTCCGGCGGCGGTTACTGTGGCGACCGCGGACGACGCGGAGACGGTGCGGGCCGCACACCCCGACGCCCTGATCATCGCCGTCCACACGACCGGCGTCTCCGCAGAGGAGGCGCGGCGCCTTGCGGCCGTCGCCGACCTGGTGACGGCCTGCGCCTCTGCCGCAATCAGGGAAGAGGCCGGGCCCCGCGCCCTCCTTCAGGCAGGCACTGCGGTGCCGGTCTTTGCAATGACGCCCCTCGGCAAGAGGGTAGTGCTCACGAAGCTCCAGGAGACGGACAGGCAGGTGCTGGTCAGTGGGAAGGCTCTGCCCGCGGCGGGCGGGCGTGAACCCGAGCCCCTGATCTGA
- a CDS encoding heparan-alpha-glucosaminide N-acetyltransferase: MNIEPYARRWGQVLSTHSSSRRFREIDLLRGIAIVMMIIYHLLFDLWFFGIAAVDVLGGFWRYFAFATATLFIALVGLSLPISYERRRQKMTGLSLWFEYGRRGGKVFLFGMLATLATWIFLGEGFIVFGILHLIGFAIIAAPFFLRFGRWNFLAGAAFVLAALPLGHITGPSWLIPLGIHPAGFYSVDYVPLVPWLGVALIGMAIGFLLYPGGTRQFSVPEMEGRGVDALCMMGRNSLAIYLLHQPVIVAVLLFVRTVTG, from the coding sequence ATGAATATAGAGCCCTATGCCCGGAGATGGGGACAGGTCCTCTCCACGCATTCGTCGTCGCGGCGCTTCCGGGAGATCGATCTTCTGAGGGGGATCGCCATCGTCATGATGATAATCTACCATCTCCTCTTCGACCTCTGGTTCTTCGGGATCGCCGCTGTCGATGTTCTGGGGGGGTTCTGGCGGTACTTCGCCTTTGCTACCGCCACCCTCTTCATCGCCCTCGTGGGGCTCTCCCTCCCGATCAGTTATGAGAGGAGACGGCAGAAGATGACCGGGCTTTCACTCTGGTTTGAGTATGGGCGGAGAGGAGGCAAGGTCTTCCTCTTCGGCATGCTCGCCACCCTCGCCACCTGGATCTTCCTCGGGGAAGGCTTCATCGTCTTTGGCATCCTCCACCTCATCGGCTTCGCCATCATCGCCGCCCCCTTCTTCCTGCGGTTCGGCCGGTGGAACTTCCTCGCCGGTGCCGCGTTTGTCCTTGCCGCCCTCCCCCTCGGCCATATCACCGGCCCGTCCTGGCTCATCCCCCTCGGCATTCATCCGGCCGGATTTTATAGCGTCGACTATGTCCCCCTCGTCCCCTGGCTCGGCGTGGCCCTCATCGGCATGGCAATCGGTTTCCTCCTGTACCCCGGCGGGACACGCCAGTTCAGCGTCCCGGAGATGGAGGGGAGAGGCGTGGACGCCCTCTGTATGATGGGCAGGAACTCGCTTGCGATCTACCTCCTCCACCAGCCGGTGATCGTGGCCGTCCTCCTCTTCGTCAGGACCGTGACCGGGTGA
- a CDS encoding PAS domain S-box protein — protein sequence MISLLLVDDEPALLDIGKVFLEECGDLCVDMATTVAEALEKLRSGRYEAVVSDYDMPDMDGITFLKEVRLRYPDLPFILFTGKGREKVVIEALNSGADFYLQKGGDPVAQFTELSHKIEQAVRRRKTEYELRRSEKKYRELVDNLPEILFKTDIEGNLVYVNRRGLEVLDLPEGEIYGKPWYLHVHPDDRGDAEEIGNRLIRTGDRAEGFELRVQTRSDRGKIISFLLNLTPLRDDAGRLLGVQGIAIDISGKKQTEIALQEAEERYRMITEGVADGVTLGDLSGIISYASPSMTRITGYRNEDIVRHSFHEFVVEKDREIIDACFEKTLRNRESFEGLRVRVKRKDGACISVEINGGPIIQDGKVIGAQSVTRDITRQVQADNALRESEERLNVTLHSIGDGVIVTGEDGRVTLINTVAESLTGWKEEEAVGMPLADVFHIVNEKTRQPVENPIKRVIEEGVVADLANHTVLLARDGTQKAIADSAAPIRDKEGAVIGVVLVFRNVTAERETEKVRRRLAAIVASSDDAIYGTTVDGVITSWNQGAERIYGYTASEAFGSHVSLFAPPERREESMDAIRQISRSGHRDHFETVRVRKDGARILLSITISPIMDDNGTVAGFSAISRDITSQKKAEHALDKNREWLEHVVEGVRLGTWEWDARTRRVAFNRHLAAMLGYPPGCLEADGQTIGRLISEADRAALKEAVIATLEGLSPIFVQEVHLTGEDGRTVLLQARGTMMERDEEGRPVRMSGICQDISEIRGYQEALKKANKKLTLLNSITRHDIRNQTTALQGYLTLVQRAVGEQDPATGRYLSTCSALVDKIQRQITFTRDYEDMGVNAPGWQHVGRTVRKVAADLSLDTTNISLVVETGDLEVYADPMLEQVLFNLLENVLRHGNGVTEIGVSFRERDCQCVLTVRDNGAGIAQDIKGRIFQAGYGRNTGYGLFLVKEILDITGIAILENGEEGVGANFEMLIPETGYRTSQTGTRS from the coding sequence ATGATAAGCCTTTTGCTAGTGGACGACGAACCCGCCCTCCTCGATATCGGCAAGGTATTTCTGGAAGAGTGCGGCGACCTGTGCGTCGATATGGCCACAACCGTTGCGGAAGCACTGGAAAAACTCCGGAGTGGCAGATACGAGGCCGTCGTCTCAGACTATGATATGCCGGATATGGACGGGATCACTTTTCTCAAGGAGGTCCGCCTTCGCTATCCTGACCTTCCTTTTATTCTTTTCACCGGGAAGGGACGGGAAAAAGTCGTCATAGAGGCACTGAACAGTGGGGCAGATTTCTATCTCCAGAAAGGTGGTGACCCTGTGGCCCAGTTCACGGAGCTGTCCCACAAGATCGAACAGGCTGTACGAAGGAGAAAAACGGAGTATGAACTCCGGAGGTCGGAGAAAAAGTATCGGGAACTTGTCGATAACCTCCCTGAGATCCTCTTTAAAACAGACATTGAGGGAAATCTTGTCTATGTCAATCGCAGGGGCCTGGAAGTTCTTGATCTGCCTGAGGGCGAGATCTATGGGAAGCCATGGTATCTCCATGTCCATCCTGACGACCGGGGAGATGCGGAGGAGATAGGTAACCGTCTGATACGCACCGGCGACCGGGCAGAGGGTTTCGAGTTACGAGTCCAGACCCGGTCAGACAGAGGAAAGATCATCTCATTTCTCCTGAATCTCACGCCCCTGAGGGACGATGCCGGGCGTCTTCTGGGGGTACAGGGGATTGCAATCGATATCTCCGGAAAAAAACAGACGGAGATAGCGCTGCAGGAGGCCGAAGAACGCTACCGCATGATCACAGAAGGAGTTGCCGATGGGGTGACCCTCGGGGATCTGAGCGGGATCATTTCCTATGCCTCCCCTTCGATGACCAGGATCACCGGATACAGGAACGAAGACATAGTCCGTCATTCGTTCCATGAGTTCGTTGTCGAAAAGGATCGGGAAATAATCGATGCCTGCTTTGAGAAAACACTCCGTAATAGAGAGAGTTTTGAAGGGCTCAGGGTCAGGGTGAAGAGAAAAGACGGGGCCTGTATCTCTGTCGAAATAAACGGCGGCCCGATCATACAGGACGGGAAGGTGATAGGGGCGCAGAGTGTCACGCGGGATATCACCCGGCAGGTGCAGGCTGATAACGCCCTCAGGGAGAGTGAAGAACGGTTAAATGTCACGTTGCACTCCATTGGAGACGGCGTCATCGTTACCGGGGAGGACGGGAGGGTGACCCTCATCAACACCGTGGCCGAGTCCCTCACAGGATGGAAAGAGGAGGAGGCCGTTGGCATGCCTCTCGCCGACGTCTTTCATATCGTCAATGAAAAGACCCGACAACCTGTGGAAAACCCGATTAAACGCGTGATCGAGGAGGGGGTCGTCGCAGACCTTGCAAACCACACGGTGCTCCTGGCGCGTGACGGCACACAGAAGGCAATCGCCGACAGCGCCGCTCCTATCAGGGATAAAGAGGGGGCCGTCATCGGCGTGGTGCTGGTCTTCCGCAATGTCACGGCAGAGAGGGAGACCGAGAAGGTCCGTCGCCGTCTGGCAGCCATCGTCGCGTCCTCCGACGATGCGATCTACGGGACAACGGTGGATGGAGTCATCACCAGCTGGAACCAGGGGGCCGAGAGGATCTATGGGTACACTGCCTCCGAGGCGTTCGGCAGCCACGTCTCCCTCTTCGCTCCTCCTGAGCGGCGCGAAGAGTCCATGGACGCCATCAGGCAGATCAGCAGGTCTGGCCATAGGGACCACTTCGAAACTGTCAGGGTGAGGAAGGACGGCGCCAGGATCCTGCTCTCCATCACGATCTCCCCGATCATGGATGACAATGGTACGGTTGCGGGATTTTCCGCCATTTCACGGGACATTACCAGCCAGAAGAAGGCGGAGCATGCACTCGACAAGAACAGGGAGTGGCTTGAACATGTTGTCGAAGGCGTGAGACTGGGCACATGGGAGTGGGATGCGCGGACAAGGAGAGTGGCCTTCAACAGGCACCTTGCCGCCATGCTCGGTTATCCGCCGGGGTGCCTGGAGGCAGACGGACAGACGATCGGCCGGTTGATCTCTGAGGCAGACCGTGCCGCCTTGAAAGAGGCTGTTATTGCCACCCTGGAGGGACTCTCCCCCATCTTTGTACAGGAGGTCCATCTCACAGGCGAAGACGGCCGCACCGTCCTGCTCCAGGCCAGGGGAACCATGATGGAGAGAGACGAGGAAGGCCGCCCTGTACGCATGAGCGGGATCTGCCAGGACATCTCCGAGATCCGCGGCTACCAGGAGGCCCTGAAGAAGGCGAACAAAAAACTCACCCTCCTGAACAGTATCACCCGCCACGACATCCGCAACCAGACCACCGCACTGCAGGGGTACCTGACCCTGGTACAGAGGGCCGTCGGAGAGCAAGATCCTGCGACCGGCAGATATCTCAGTACCTGCAGTGCGCTGGTCGATAAGATCCAGCGCCAGATCACCTTCACCCGCGACTATGAAGACATGGGGGTGAATGCGCCCGGGTGGCAGCATGTGGGGCGGACGGTCAGGAAGGTTGCCGCCGATCTCTCCCTGGATACAACGAATATCTCCCTTGTCGTCGAGACCGGCGATCTCGAAGTCTATGCAGACCCCATGCTGGAGCAGGTGCTCTTCAACCTTCTTGAAAATGTGCTCAGGCACGGGAACGGTGTGACAGAGATCGGCGTCTCATTCAGAGAGAGAGACTGCCAGTGTGTCCTCACCGTCAGGGACAACGGCGCCGGCATTGCCCAGGACATAAAGGGCAGGATCTTTCA